ACCAGTACAGGACGACGCCGGTTTGCTGGATTACAGGGAGGTCGAACCGGGTGTGTTGCCCCTCGGGCTTAGCAGCTATGATGCCGGGTACACCTTTGAGTTCCCTGAGTAGACCGCGATTCAGATTTACACGCAGGGCATTCGAGTAGGCGTCCCGGTCGGGCCAGCCCTGCTCGACATGTGCGCGCAGGGCTGCATCCTGAGCCTCGTTAACTGTCTTGATAAACGCGTTTCGGATGAACGGAGCGGCGTCGCCAAAACGTTCGATTTCATAGTCGGAAAACTCAGTATGTCTCAACTTTCCACCCCTACAGGCTTAGTTGATCCACCCACTCGGGGAGGTTTACTTTACTTTATCACACAATTCGATCACTACGTCGGCATTCCAGTTCGGGATTCGGGCTAGCCCTACGACCTGGCAGTCCTGTCCGATTAGACATCGCCTAGATGTATGAGGACACCTGCATTCATTGTGGCGCCTCCGACTGAAGATCTAACCTGCTGGCACCCCGCGCCATGCCGGGCCAGAGCAACGTCAATGATGAGCTGGCAGACAGCCGATGGCGTACATGAGGGATATGCTGCGATTGAGGTCGCGGGCAGGCGGTTAGTGACCGCGTTCCAGGGCGACAGCCTCATCCTTGACGACGAGAACACGGCGGACGTCTCGGCGACAGTTGGGTGGCTGGCACGGTGCACTTGCGGCCCGTTGATGATCGAGCACCTGACGGACCGCTACGTTGCCTCAAGCCCCACCAGGTGTATGAGCCCGAAGGCAACCCGCGCCCAAGTGCGTGGAGGACACCTGTCACACCGAGTGGCTTGACCATGTCCGGCCGGCCAATCTTGAGCGGCGCGGCGGCCGCCGAGGTGGCGGAAGCGTCCGATCATAGGCTCGACGAAGCCATGGCAGCCGCCCCTGGAACACGGGATCGTCTTGGTCGGACATTGGCGAAGCCGTCGGAATCAGCAGGCTACGGGCTACGGTAGGTCCGTGAGATTGAGCCGAATCGCGGTCAAGAACTTCCGCAATCTTGTCGACATCGACGTACCCCTGACCCGCCACACTGTGATCGTTGGCGAGAATCGGTCAGGCAAGAGCAACCTGTTGCACGCGATGCGCCTTGTTCTCGACAACACGCTTTCCGGCGACCACCGACGGTTACGGCCGGAGGACTTCTGGGATGGCCTCACGACCGCAGACGGAGATCCGACCGCCAGCGGCGAGACCGTTGAGGTGTCCCTAGACGTCACGAATTTCGAAGACGAAGCTTCCGTGGTCGCAACTCTCGGCGATGCCCTCGTGACTGGAAGTCCGTTGACCGCCAGACTCACCTATCGGTGGGAGCCCGATCCGTTGGTTAATGAGGACGTGGTCTACCGAGCGCGCCTGTACGGAGGCCTCGACGAACAGCCCATTTCCTCCGGAGACGTGCGTGATCGTCTGATCACTGTGTTCATGCACGCCCTCCGGGATGTCGAGAGCGACGTCAAGAGCTGGCGCCGATCACCGCTTCGAGCGCTTCTCGAAGCGGCGTCCCAGAACGCAGCCCCTGCCGACCTCGAAAATGTCCACAAGGCGATGAAGGCAGCAAACGACTCTCTGAACAATCTGGGCCCGCTCGTCACGCTGAGTAACGACATCTCCGCCAGCACCGCAGCCGCCGTCGGGGCGAATCAGGGGCTGGAAGCGACCTTGGCCGCGGCACCGCCGGACCCGCGAAGGCTCATACGGGCAATGCAACTGTTCGTCGACGGCAACGCTCAACGGCAATTAACCGGCACGAGTCTTGGGGCATTGAACGTTCTGTACTTCTCGCTACTTGAGCTGCAGCTCAAGCAACGATTGGAGAGTTCGGAGGTCGCGCATGTACTACTTGCCATCGAAGAGCCTGAGGCGCACCTGCATCCGCATCTCCAGCGGCTGCTGTTCAAACACCTGCAGCAGGATGACGTCAATCGGTCCACAATCGTCACTACCCATTCGCCGCACATCGCGAGCGCGACCTCAGCGCGGAACCTGGTCATGCTGCGCGCGACACCCGACGGTACCGTTGCACACGCTGCTGCCGAGGCGGACTTGACCCAGGACGAGTGGGACGACATCGACCGGTATCTGGACGCGACTCGCTCGGAGCTGGTCTTCGCTCGACGGGTGTTGCTCGTCGAGGGCGTGGCCGAGCAGCTCATGGTCCCCTCCCTCGCACGCACGATCGACGTGGACCTGGACAAGGTCGGTATTTCTGTGTGCGCCATCGGCGGAACCCACTTCACCGCCTACATCAAGCTGTGCAAGGCGCTGGGAATCCCCTGGGCTGTACTGACCGACGGTGACCCCACCATCAAGGTCACCGGTGCTCGCCGCAAGCAGCTGCTGGAACAGGGAATCGGTGCGGACACGGACGCCATCTTCGTCGGCGCGACCACGTTCGAGCACGACATCATCGTGGCATCGGACTCAAACCGCTCCGCGATCGTCGCGGTGCTGACCGACCTTCTCGACGACACTGAGGACATCCGAACTGTGAAAACCTGGGAGCAAGCGACTCCGGAGGTGAAGGAGTTCCTCGACATGATCTCTACGATCGGCGGCAAGGGACGATTCGCTCAAAGGCTGGCGAACACGCAACTTAGCCCGCCAGCACATCTTGCAGCTGCACTCAAGTATCTGTTGGAGCAGTAAGCCATGACGGGCCTGCGGCGGGCGATAGCCGAGCTGGAGACAAACCCCAGACAGCGGGAAGCATTCCACCATGAGGGCCACTGTGTCGTCCTCGCCCCGCCTGGCAGTGGCAAGACGAAGTTGCTGACCACGAAGGCGGTCTGGCTGGCGAACAATGCCGTCGCGCCGGATCGCGGGCTGGCTTGTATCACGCTGACGAACCCGGCCGCAGCGGAGCTGCGCACCCGAATCAGACGCCTAGGTCAAACAGCGGGACGCACAGTCTTCGTCGGCACAGTCCACTCGTTCGCTTGGTCGCACATCATCCGGCCATTCGCTTCTGCAGCCGGGTACCCGAAATTGTCAAAGTACGCACTGGCACCACGCGGAGAGGCCAATGCCGCGATGCGAGAAGCCATCCGTCGAGTGTTCAGCTCGCACGAGGACACCCGATATGTGGACTCGACGGTAAGGCGCCACCGCAAGCTCTGCCTGACCGAGGAAGAGTGGACCGCCACCGGCCCAGGCATTCGCGCAGTCGCCCTCGAGTACGAACGCCTATTGCGGGGCAATGACTACGTCGACTTCGACGACGTTATCGCCATGGCGGCACGCCTGGTCGAGGAGCATCTCTTCGTGAGGACGGTTCTTCACGCCCGCTACCCATACCTAATGGTCGATGAATACCAGGACCTCGCACCAGGACTGCACCGCATCGTCACCGCGCTCTCGTTTGATGCCGGAAACACGACGCTGTTCGCCGTCGGTGACCCGGATCAGGCCATCTACGGATGGACCGGCACTCGACCAGAACTCCTACTTGAGCTCGCCGGGCGCGAGTCTGTCCACCGGGTAGACCTGCGCATCAACTACCGATGCGGGGCACTCATCGCGGCGGCGGGACGGCGAATCCTCGGTAGCGACGGCCCCGAGGCCGTGACATCCCGAGAGGGCGGCTCCGTCACCACCCGATGTGAACCTCGCGGATTAAGCGCACAAGCGAACTACATAGCCGGCCGGATCCTGGAGCTACAGGCAGACGAGGTCCCGCTGCACGAGATTGCCGTGCTGGCTCCCACCCACGACGACTGCGACGAGCTCGTCACCGCTCTCCGAAGTCACGACATTCCGGTGGCCTGGCGAGCAGACGCCTACTCGTCAACGCCGCTGACGACCACGCTGGAGTCGTTCGCCGCGTGGGCTTCCTGTGGCCGTGAGGACAGCGGCTACAAGCTAGGTGATCTCCTGGACCAGTGGCAGCAACTTGGCGACTGGGAGGTCCTACGAGTCGGCACCGATGACGTCGTCACCGTTCTTCTCTCTGCGGCGGCGGACACTTCCGCAGGCGAGTT
The sequence above is drawn from the Hoyosella subflava DQS3-9A1 genome and encodes:
- a CDS encoding ATP-dependent nuclease, with protein sequence MRLSRIAVKNFRNLVDIDVPLTRHTVIVGENRSGKSNLLHAMRLVLDNTLSGDHRRLRPEDFWDGLTTADGDPTASGETVEVSLDVTNFEDEASVVATLGDALVTGSPLTARLTYRWEPDPLVNEDVVYRARLYGGLDEQPISSGDVRDRLITVFMHALRDVESDVKSWRRSPLRALLEAASQNAAPADLENVHKAMKAANDSLNNLGPLVTLSNDISASTAAAVGANQGLEATLAAAPPDPRRLIRAMQLFVDGNAQRQLTGTSLGALNVLYFSLLELQLKQRLESSEVAHVLLAIEEPEAHLHPHLQRLLFKHLQQDDVNRSTIVTTHSPHIASATSARNLVMLRATPDGTVAHAAAEADLTQDEWDDIDRYLDATRSELVFARRVLLVEGVAEQLMVPSLARTIDVDLDKVGISVCAIGGTHFTAYIKLCKALGIPWAVLTDGDPTIKVTGARRKQLLEQGIGADTDAIFVGATTFEHDIIVASDSNRSAIVAVLTDLLDDTEDIRTVKTWEQATPEVKEFLDMISTIGGKGRFAQRLANTQLSPPAHLAAALKYLLEQ
- a CDS encoding ATP-dependent helicase, whose translation is MTGLRRAIAELETNPRQREAFHHEGHCVVLAPPGSGKTKLLTTKAVWLANNAVAPDRGLACITLTNPAAAELRTRIRRLGQTAGRTVFVGTVHSFAWSHIIRPFASAAGYPKLSKYALAPRGEANAAMREAIRRVFSSHEDTRYVDSTVRRHRKLCLTEEEWTATGPGIRAVALEYERLLRGNDYVDFDDVIAMAARLVEEHLFVRTVLHARYPYLMVDEYQDLAPGLHRIVTALSFDAGNTTLFAVGDPDQAIYGWTGTRPELLLELAGRESVHRVDLRINYRCGALIAAAGRRILGSDGPEAVTSREGGSVTTRCEPRGLSAQANYIAGRILELQADEVPLHEIAVLAPTHDDCDELVTALRSHDIPVAWRADAYSSTPLTTTLESFAAWASCGREDSGYKLGDLLDQWQQLGDWEVLRVGTDDVVTVLLSAAADTSAGEFVETVMTIMESTGALNALRSDDANELVHMREALDPSGEMSHFSVRDLGRLRLRDGRVEVSTMSASKGLEFDHVFIAALEQGKLPFFNSARGSAAWNEDRRKFYVSFTRARETVEVLYSGWYMTKWGSRKSNGPSVFLRESGLV